The proteins below are encoded in one region of bacterium:
- a CDS encoding STAS domain-containing protein, with the protein MEGIQVSVEKTGVNNNIAVIKVGGYIDTTTSAELEHALEGLLKNGMNDIIIDLGNVDYISSAGWGIFISEIKGIREKGGDLKLVRMIPDVYEVFELLEFHYILKAFDTIEEAVNDFDRNSSLPRKATPRPAPKPVPADNGGVMVKNAPSAMVMDQPAPAKVKATARSVDDYIREIITEQPEAGTFKIKQMLSTPRYGMHRLSWFEVRRRLKDLGLDSKQKRLDFLRQRVA; encoded by the coding sequence ATGGAAGGTATTCAGGTGTCCGTGGAAAAAACCGGTGTCAACAACAACATTGCCGTGATCAAGGTCGGTGGCTACATCGATACCACCACCTCCGCCGAACTGGAGCATGCGCTCGAAGGTTTGCTCAAGAACGGTATGAACGACATTATCATCGATCTCGGCAATGTCGACTATATCAGCAGCGCAGGCTGGGGAATCTTCATCAGCGAAATCAAGGGCATTCGGGAGAAGGGCGGCGACTTGAAACTGGTCCGCATGATCCCCGATGTCTATGAAGTCTTCGAGCTGCTGGAGTTTCACTACATTCTCAAAGCCTTTGACACCATCGAAGAAGCGGTGAATGACTTTGACCGCAACAGCAGCCTGCCACGCAAGGCTACGCCCCGCCCGGCGCCCAAGCCCGTGCCCGCGGACAACGGCGGCGTGATGGTCAAAAACGCGCCCAGCGCCATGGTGATGGACCAGCCTGCACCCGCCAAAGTCAAGGCCACTGCGCGCAGCGTCGATGACTATATCCGCGAAATCATCACCGAACAGCCCGAGGCCGGCACCTTCAAGATCAAACAAATGCTCTCCACTCCGCGCTACGGCATGCACCGCCTGAGCTGGTTCGAAGTGCGGCGCCGACTCAAAGACCTGGGCCTGGATTCCAAACAGAAACGCCTGGACTTCCTGCGGCAAAGAGTCGCCTGA
- the icd gene encoding NADP-dependent isocitrate dehydrogenase, whose product MTRVKSPSAGHALGFAAGKLIVPDDPIIPFIEGDGTGPDIWRAAKAVLDAAVAKAYARRRRIEWLEVYAGEKSVAVYGNNTWLPEETLEAIKKYRVAIKGPLTTPVGGGIRSLNVALRQLLDLYVCLRPVRYFSGVPSPVKRPELVDMVIFRENTEDIYAGIEYRAGTDEARKVVAWLQSEMGVKKIRFPETSSIGIKPVSSEGSKRLVRAAINYALTQKRKSVTLVHKGNIMKFTEGGFRDWGYELAREEFREHTVSWEECGGKPPAGKILIKDAIADAFLQQILTRPDEYDVIATLNLNGDYISDALAAQVGGIGIAPGANINYDIGFAIFEATHGTAPKYAGQDKVNPGSVILSGALMLDYLGWHEAARLIETALAKTIQQKVVTYDFARLMEGAQEVKCSEFGQALIANM is encoded by the coding sequence ATGACACGTGTCAAAAGCCCTTCCGCCGGCCATGCGCTTGGCTTCGCAGCAGGCAAACTGATTGTGCCCGACGATCCGATTATTCCATTCATCGAAGGTGACGGCACCGGCCCCGACATCTGGCGCGCAGCCAAAGCGGTGTTGGACGCCGCCGTGGCCAAGGCCTACGCCCGGCGCCGCCGCATCGAATGGCTCGAAGTCTATGCCGGTGAAAAATCGGTGGCGGTTTACGGCAACAACACCTGGCTGCCCGAGGAAACCCTCGAGGCCATCAAGAAATATCGCGTGGCGATCAAAGGCCCGTTGACCACGCCGGTCGGCGGCGGCATCCGCAGTCTCAACGTGGCGCTGCGGCAACTGTTGGATCTCTACGTGTGCCTGCGGCCGGTGCGCTATTTCTCCGGTGTGCCCTCGCCGGTGAAACGGCCGGAATTGGTCGACATGGTGATCTTCCGTGAAAACACCGAAGACATCTATGCCGGCATTGAATACCGTGCCGGCACCGACGAAGCCAGAAAAGTCGTGGCCTGGCTGCAAAGCGAAATGGGCGTCAAGAAGATCCGTTTCCCCGAAACCTCCAGCATCGGCATCAAACCGGTGTCCTCGGAGGGTTCCAAACGGTTGGTGCGCGCCGCCATCAATTATGCGCTCACGCAAAAGCGCAAATCCGTGACCCTGGTGCACAAGGGCAACATCATGAAATTCACCGAAGGCGGCTTTCGCGACTGGGGCTACGAGTTGGCGCGCGAAGAATTCCGCGAACACACCGTGAGCTGGGAAGAATGCGGCGGCAAACCGCCGGCCGGCAAGATTCTCATCAAAGACGCCATCGCCGACGCCTTTCTGCAGCAAATCCTCACGCGGCCGGATGAGTATGACGTCATCGCCACGCTCAACCTCAACGGCGATTACATCTCCGACGCGCTCGCCGCGCAAGTCGGCGGCATCGGCATCGCGCCCGGCGCGAATATCAACTATGACATCGGCTTCGCGATTTTTGAAGCCACGCACGGCACCGCGCCCAAATACGCCGGCCAGGACAAGGTCAATCCCGGCTCGGTCATTCTCTCCGGCGCGCTCATGCTGGATTACCTGGGCTGGCACGAAGCCGCGCGCTTGATTGAAACCG